A genomic segment from Candidatus Zixiibacteriota bacterium encodes:
- a CDS encoding tetratricopeptide repeat protein, which yields MTRPMQKYLPFILIILFGFYLHAPEAYADRSAGDRALLVKVVADQSFAQQKLWQQKARKILTGSSDMISDLLGVRIGIVDFEVWEHEPINDITVLTTRMINEIDRGRADILVGFCLETDHDKIKGLRKDGLTIAYRGFMIQTVPGGANNNKYLPIVIVHEMIHAFGGVHVYDGTLMSPIFENEIKVALDPLNEAIIKITRDIDFKKGYLSLSKNDLEKLARLYKRATQTGNQEIPTYLELGTIYSELENFKEAIRAFRQAVRQDQSLAYGWERIGDCYRMQGDIEKAIITFEDALSKIKEKGIFYSKLAVLHFNSKNFEKSYNSAVNAESYGAEIDPRMWEEFERLGISQRR from the coding sequence ATGACCAGACCGATGCAAAAATACTTACCTTTCATATTGATAATTCTTTTTGGCTTTTATCTTCATGCCCCTGAAGCTTATGCCGATCGCTCTGCAGGGGACCGGGCGTTATTGGTGAAGGTCGTGGCCGACCAGAGTTTCGCTCAGCAAAAACTCTGGCAACAAAAAGCCCGAAAAATCCTGACGGGGTCTTCGGATATGATTTCTGATTTGCTCGGAGTACGTATCGGTATTGTCGATTTTGAAGTCTGGGAGCATGAACCGATTAATGACATTACGGTCCTGACGACGCGGATGATAAATGAAATCGATCGCGGGCGGGCTGATATCCTGGTCGGATTTTGCCTCGAAACGGATCATGATAAAATTAAAGGGCTCCGAAAAGATGGCCTGACTATCGCTTATCGCGGGTTTATGATTCAAACGGTGCCCGGGGGAGCCAATAATAATAAGTATTTGCCGATTGTCATCGTCCATGAAATGATTCATGCTTTCGGCGGTGTTCATGTCTATGACGGGACTTTGATGTCGCCGATTTTTGAAAATGAAATTAAGGTAGCGCTCGATCCGTTAAATGAGGCGATTATAAAAATTACGCGAGATATTGATTTCAAAAAGGGCTATTTGTCACTATCAAAGAATGATTTGGAAAAACTGGCTCGTTTATACAAACGGGCGACCCAAACCGGTAATCAGGAAATACCCACATATCTTGAATTGGGAACGATTTATAGTGAGTTGGAAAATTTTAAAGAAGCGATCAGGGCTTTCCGCCAAGCGGTTCGGCAGGACCAGTCGCTCGCCTATGGCTGGGAACGAATCGGCGATTGCTACCGCATGCAGGGAGATATTGAAAAAGCTATAATCACTTTCGAAGACGCTCTCAGCAAGATTAAGGAAAAAGGCATTTTTTACAGCAAGTTGGCGGTTTTACATTTTAATTCCAAAAATTTCGAAAAATCCTATAATAGCGCGGTAAATGCCGAGAGTTACGGAGCCGAGATTGATCCCCGAATGTGGGAAGAATTTGAGCGGCTGGGTATATCACAAAGACGATAA
- the lepA gene encoding translation elongation factor 4: protein MDQTRIRNFSIIAHIDHGKSTLADRLLESTGALRDRQLTNQTLDDMELERERGITIKSHAIRFEYRAKDGNLYHLNLIDTPGHVDFTYEVSRSLSACEGALLIVDAAQGIEAQTVSNLYLALVNDLTIIPVINKIDLPSARTEEVAAEIIDMLGCTRDEILACSAKQGIGIDDLLETIVAQIPPPQGDPDAPLRAMIFDSVYDSYKGTAGYVKVIDGTLMKGARIRFFSHGKQFEIDEVGFRRLKYFPTGILETGQVGYFFAGIKNVADTKVGDTITDAKNPAEKPLPDFVEIKPMVFAGLYPAVAEDYTQLREALEKLKLNDASLDFVPETSVALGFGFRCGFLGLLHMEIITERLAREYDRHIINTVPNVEYHVFTKTGDKVIVDSPSQLPPPGEIERIEEPYVDSQIIAPPDYIGNIMKLATDRRGEYKTTEYLSTTRANLSFSFPLAEIIFDFHDKLKSATRGYASLDYSLPYYRISNLVKLDILVNNDPVDALSVIIHRERAFHYGRALCEKLQTLIPRQMFEVVIQASVGNHIIARATVRALRKNVTAKCYGGDITRKRKLLERQKEGKKRMKQIGSVEIPQEAFLAALKIERN from the coding sequence ATGGATCAAACTCGTATTAGAAATTTTTCCATTATCGCTCATATCGATCATGGAAAATCGACCCTGGCCGACCGCCTGCTTGAATCAACCGGGGCTTTGCGGGATCGGCAATTAACCAATCAAACTCTGGATGATATGGAGCTTGAGCGGGAACGAGGCATTACCATCAAATCCCACGCGATCAGATTTGAATACAGAGCCAAAGACGGAAATCTCTATCATCTCAACCTCATCGATACTCCCGGTCATGTCGATTTTACTTACGAAGTGTCCCGGTCATTGTCCGCCTGTGAAGGCGCTCTATTAATTGTTGATGCCGCCCAGGGCATCGAGGCTCAAACAGTATCCAATCTCTACCTGGCATTGGTAAACGACCTGACGATTATTCCGGTAATAAATAAAATAGATTTACCGTCGGCTCGAACCGAAGAGGTGGCCGCCGAGATAATTGATATGCTTGGTTGTACGCGCGACGAAATATTGGCCTGCAGCGCCAAGCAGGGTATCGGAATCGATGACCTTTTGGAAACTATTGTCGCCCAAATCCCACCGCCCCAGGGCGATCCCGACGCGCCTCTACGGGCTATGATTTTCGATTCTGTTTATGATTCTTATAAAGGCACCGCCGGATATGTAAAAGTTATCGATGGGACCCTGATGAAGGGGGCTCGGATTCGCTTTTTCTCTCACGGCAAGCAGTTTGAAATCGACGAAGTCGGTTTTCGACGCCTGAAATATTTCCCCACCGGCATTCTGGAAACCGGTCAGGTTGGGTATTTCTTTGCCGGTATTAAGAACGTAGCCGACACTAAAGTCGGGGATACTATTACCGATGCCAAAAACCCGGCTGAAAAACCTTTGCCCGATTTCGTCGAAATCAAACCGATGGTATTTGCGGGCTTGTACCCAGCCGTTGCCGAGGATTATACTCAGCTTCGCGAAGCTCTGGAGAAGTTGAAACTCAATGATGCCTCGCTTGATTTTGTCCCGGAAACGTCAGTCGCGCTCGGTTTTGGATTCCGATGCGGCTTTCTCGGCCTGCTTCACATGGAAATTATCACCGAACGCCTGGCCCGCGAATACGACCGGCATATAATTAATACCGTCCCCAATGTGGAATATCATGTCTTTACAAAAACCGGCGACAAAGTAATTGTTGATTCGCCATCCCAGTTACCTCCGCCCGGAGAAATCGAACGGATCGAAGAGCCGTACGTTGACAGCCAGATTATTGCTCCTCCGGATTACATAGGCAATATAATGAAACTGGCCACCGATCGCCGGGGCGAATATAAAACTACCGAATATCTGAGCACGACCCGCGCCAACCTCTCGTTTTCATTCCCTCTCGCCGAGATAATTTTTGATTTTCATGATAAATTGAAATCCGCCACTCGCGGGTATGCGTCCCTTGATTATTCTCTTCCATATTATCGTATCTCCAATCTGGTGAAACTCGATATCTTAGTAAACAACGATCCGGTTGACGCCTTATCGGTCATTATCCATCGAGAGCGGGCTTTCCATTACGGCCGGGCGTTATGTGAAAAACTGCAAACTTTGATTCCCCGGCAAATGTTTGAAGTTGTTATTCAGGCGTCTGTTGGCAACCACATTATCGCTCGCGCTACCGTCCGGGCCTTGCGCAAAAACGTCACGGCCAAATGTTACGGAGGCGATATTACTCGCAAGCGCAAACTCCTTGAAAGACAAAAAGAAGGCAAAAAACGGATGAAGCAGATTGGCTCGGTCGAAATCCCGCAGGAAGCCTTTTTAGCCGCTCTCAAAATTGAAAGAAATTAA
- a CDS encoding RDD family protein gives MTQMPPPTMPPPAMAPPMSIKAEAPLAGRGTRLLAAIVDSACAIVIYLASILFDSPAILFLGLAGFAVYQIYLLTMLGQTIGKKTMNIRIVKFDTGENGGFGTNVGMRGIVNGLLGLIPFYSLTDIFFIFRDDRRCIHDFIAGTKVVEV, from the coding sequence ATGACCCAAATGCCTCCACCAACCATGCCACCTCCGGCAATGGCTCCCCCGATGTCAATCAAAGCCGAGGCGCCGTTAGCGGGACGAGGAACGCGGCTTCTGGCGGCCATCGTCGATTCGGCCTGCGCCATCGTGATATATCTGGCCTCGATCTTATTCGATTCGCCAGCGATTTTGTTTTTGGGGCTGGCGGGGTTTGCCGTCTATCAAATTTATCTTTTAACAATGCTGGGACAAACCATCGGTAAAAAAACCATGAACATCCGCATCGTCAAATTCGATACAGGCGAAAACGGCGGATTTGGAACTAACGTCGGAATGCGCGGTATCGTCAACGGACTTCTGGGACTTATCCCGTTCTATTCGTTGACCGATATATTTTTTATATTCCGCGATGACCGCCGATGTATTCATGATTTTATCGCCGGTACAAAAGTCGTCGAGGTTTAG
- a CDS encoding adenosine-specific kinase, protein MKTKTYKIQVAADENMILGMSHFIKTVEDIYEVMINSSPSIKFGIAFCEASGPCLIRSDGNDPDLIERAEKYAHDIGAGHSFIILMKDGFPINVLPSLKDCREVCRIFCASANPVEVIIAETEQGRGIIGVIDGFAPKGIESDEDKKARVDFLRKIGYKR, encoded by the coding sequence ATGAAGACTAAAACTTATAAGATTCAAGTCGCTGCCGATGAGAATATGATTCTGGGGATGTCGCATTTTATCAAGACGGTTGAGGATATTTATGAAGTTATGATAAACAGCTCGCCGTCAATAAAATTTGGTATCGCTTTTTGCGAAGCTTCCGGTCCCTGCCTTATCCGCAGCGACGGCAATGATCCCGATTTAATCGAGCGGGCCGAAAAATATGCCCATGATATCGGCGCCGGACATAGTTTTATCATTCTGATGAAAGACGGCTTTCCGATTAACGTTCTTCCTTCTTTGAAAGATTGCCGCGAAGTCTGCCGGATATTCTGCGCCTCCGCCAATCCGGTCGAAGTAATTATTGCCGAGACCGAGCAGGGACGAGGGATTATTGGCGTCATTGACGGTTTCGCCCCCAAGGGTATTGAAAGCGACGAAGACAAAAAAGCACGGGTGGATTTCCTGCGAAAAATCGGCTATAAGCGCTAA
- a CDS encoding peptidylprolyl isomerase, giving the protein MGKTNNRMIWLLTTVFPVFLAAPIFIFVSCSELEQKYIRQDKFYRISLMENIRDEIRIPIESLYLNDPDPEIRARMALALGRIGGGVYNQKFIEHLPDSSKIAAEAKFFAAGLIGDSTFFDPIYNLTASGTPALEAAVEALGRVADSINSEKIAEFLDHSDTMVVYQAMLALYRAGQWNFSNRMAEIGLSSDNRKVKYGALYALSLGGRTEAREFFKVMLSDADPEYRMLAYDGLGRSGDTSSASLIATGLNDDDLRVAGAAMGALQRIGNPGVKFIYSKLPDLQDEKLLAFALDILGDFPDVSGQNNLSDVIEKILREDGRENIRASAAKSLLKIKGAEALFAIDKELANPTTHQKKSIAEALVEIPKDAAVARLAKLFNDEVPSVRFTALASLGMVDSSGATHYIETALKDIDWAVQWQAVDMASKRKMVQFIRPIAELFLNNRATLDINLKQGIIECWQEYDNNPEYDSLIIAVLEEGSNDESYFIRIKASEILLDKYEIDRRGGIASYSTLLENKNYRHFYERYENNPKAVISTSKGDITIELLYKEAQMTVNNFIELAEKGYYDSLEFHRVVPNFVIQDGCPRRDGWGGPGYLIRCEYNRLSYKTGMFGMARAGKDTGGSQYFITLSPQPRLDSRYTLFGQVVSGMDIAQQIVRGDRINSVRIIYDRDE; this is encoded by the coding sequence ATGGGTAAGACAAATAATAGAATGATTTGGCTGCTGACGACGGTTTTTCCGGTATTTCTGGCGGCTCCCATTTTTATTTTCGTTTCATGTTCTGAACTGGAGCAGAAATATATTCGGCAGGATAAATTTTACAGAATTTCATTGATGGAAAATATCCGCGACGAAATCAGGATTCCCATCGAAAGCCTATATCTTAATGATCCCGATCCGGAAATCCGGGCACGCATGGCTCTGGCGCTGGGGCGAATCGGCGGGGGCGTGTATAATCAGAAATTTATTGAGCATTTGCCGGATAGCTCGAAAATAGCGGCCGAGGCCAAGTTTTTCGCCGCCGGTCTCATAGGCGATTCAACTTTCTTTGATCCGATATATAATCTAACCGCAAGCGGAACTCCGGCTCTGGAAGCTGCCGTGGAAGCCCTGGGACGGGTAGCGGATTCGATCAATTCGGAAAAGATCGCGGAGTTTTTGGATCATTCCGATACGATGGTTGTCTATCAGGCGATGCTGGCATTATATCGAGCCGGGCAATGGAATTTTTCCAACAGGATGGCTGAAATCGGTCTATCGAGCGACAATAGAAAAGTAAAGTACGGAGCCCTGTACGCCCTATCCCTCGGTGGCCGTACCGAAGCTCGGGAATTTTTCAAAGTCATGCTCTCCGACGCCGACCCCGAATACCGGATGCTCGCCTACGACGGGTTAGGGCGGTCGGGCGATACTTCTTCGGCTTCGCTTATCGCGACTGGTCTCAACGATGATGATCTCAGGGTAGCCGGGGCGGCGATGGGCGCCTTGCAGAGGATTGGAAATCCGGGCGTAAAATTTATTTACTCGAAGTTGCCCGATTTACAGGATGAAAAACTACTTGCCTTCGCTCTTGATATCCTCGGAGATTTCCCCGACGTTTCGGGTCAAAACAATCTGTCCGACGTGATAGAAAAAATTCTACGTGAGGATGGGCGGGAAAATATTCGGGCCTCAGCCGCAAAATCGCTTCTGAAAATCAAGGGCGCCGAGGCGCTATTTGCAATTGATAAAGAATTGGCAAACCCAACCACGCATCAGAAAAAAAGCATAGCCGAAGCGTTGGTTGAAATTCCCAAAGACGCCGCGGTCGCTCGCCTTGCAAAACTATTTAACGATGAAGTACCGTCGGTACGCTTTACTGCTCTGGCCAGCCTGGGTATGGTCGATTCATCCGGAGCGACCCATTATATCGAAACGGCATTGAAAGACATTGACTGGGCGGTCCAGTGGCAGGCGGTCGATATGGCGTCAAAACGCAAAATGGTACAATTTATCCGGCCTATTGCCGAGTTATTCTTGAATAATCGAGCGACTCTGGATATCAATCTTAAACAGGGCATCATCGAATGCTGGCAGGAGTATGACAATAATCCCGAATATGACAGTTTGATCATCGCGGTGCTTGAAGAAGGCAGCAATGACGAGTCGTATTTCATCAGAATCAAAGCCTCGGAAATACTACTTGACAAATACGAAATCGATCGCCGAGGCGGGATCGCGTCGTACAGTACTCTTCTTGAAAATAAAAACTACCGGCATTTCTATGAACGCTACGAGAATAATCCCAAAGCTGTGATCTCGACCTCTAAAGGTGATATAACAATTGAATTGCTGTATAAAGAGGCTCAGATGACGGTCAATAATTTCATTGAGTTGGCGGAGAAAGGATATTATGACAGCCTTGAGTTTCACCGGGTGGTACCCAATTTTGTTATTCAGGATGGCTGTCCCCGCCGCGACGGTTGGGGTGGACCGGGTTACCTGATACGTTGTGAGTATAATCGTCTGTCTTATAAGACAGGTATGTTCGGTATGGCTCGCGCCGGAAAAGATACCGGGGGATCGCAATATTTTATCACTCTATCGCCTCAGCCGCGTCTCGATTCACGCTATACTCTTTTTGGGCAGGTGGTATCGGGGATGGACATTGCTCAGCAGATTGTCCGGGGCGACCGTATCAACTCTGTACGGATAATTTACGACAGGGATGAATGA
- a CDS encoding NFACT RNA binding domain-containing protein: MKGKYFCIGLVINQGTSIIISVFTLFCSNVIKDFIYSAMLSSLDITRILAESSDYIEGGIISSIEFYRKERAVQVYIQAAKKYCVTLSYHPDESGFYILPAGKSKLNTSEKYRPFAHEIWDSKINSIRQIPNDRIVEFEVTKGNLFRHLIFEILGPNGNLWFLDDSKIPIASLRRKKFDTGKPYQIPPLPPKKDPFTLNRDIIEKLLTDNPGTDPVRLLEKNIYGFDYLIALTALKSGDSPDMILRAIESILDFYNKPDSPIYVYRIKGKYQYYPFKITKYEPEEKFPSLSVAQIKCIHESKSENEESRFSELTLKAVKTRLKKSKRLLGRLESDIKEAAQYEKYLQFADLLKININKLHRGLDSITVENLYDNNRPVEISLDSKLTGPENIEAYSRRFRKGKEGLSLMTRRKENTIEEIDALEKALDIFENDFERACNYYPELLPSNAVTKEKSATLRKPYKEYQTSTGLTVLVGKTGSDNDRTTFEYARPYEMWFHTSQCPSSHVVLKYPHKKFEPSKRELEEAAAATAWASKARNSAKVPVSYTLKKYVRKPRRAKSGLVTIERETTILVEPRELQKRER; this comes from the coding sequence ATGAAAGGTAAGTATTTTTGCATCGGTCTGGTCATCAATCAAGGTACCTCAATAATAATATCGGTTTTTACGCTATTTTGTTCCAACGTTATTAAAGATTTTATATATTCGGCTATGTTGTCTTCTCTTGATATTACGAGGATATTGGCCGAGTCATCGGATTATATTGAAGGCGGAATAATATCCTCAATAGAATTCTACCGCAAAGAACGAGCGGTCCAGGTATATATTCAGGCGGCAAAGAAATATTGCGTCACCCTGTCTTATCATCCCGACGAAAGCGGCTTTTATATTTTGCCCGCCGGGAAATCAAAGCTCAATACATCTGAAAAATACCGTCCCTTCGCCCATGAAATCTGGGATTCGAAAATAAATTCGATCAGGCAAATTCCCAACGACCGTATTGTAGAATTTGAAGTTACTAAAGGCAATCTATTCCGGCATCTAATTTTTGAAATTCTCGGTCCCAATGGGAATTTATGGTTCCTCGATGATAGCAAAATCCCCATCGCCTCGCTTCGCCGGAAAAAATTTGATACAGGTAAACCGTATCAAATTCCTCCGCTTCCGCCCAAGAAAGATCCGTTCACATTGAACCGGGATATAATCGAAAAACTGTTGACGGATAATCCGGGAACCGACCCAGTCCGGTTACTTGAGAAAAATATATACGGCTTCGATTATCTGATAGCATTGACTGCGCTCAAATCAGGCGATTCACCCGATATGATCCTCCGCGCGATCGAATCGATATTGGACTTTTACAATAAACCGGACTCTCCCATTTACGTTTATCGCATAAAGGGCAAGTATCAATATTACCCATTCAAAATAACCAAATACGAACCTGAAGAAAAATTCCCGAGCCTATCTGTCGCCCAGATAAAATGTATTCATGAATCCAAGTCTGAAAACGAAGAATCCCGATTCAGTGAATTGACTCTCAAGGCGGTTAAAACCAGATTAAAAAAATCAAAGCGATTATTGGGCAGGCTGGAATCGGATATTAAAGAGGCGGCTCAGTATGAAAAATACTTGCAGTTTGCCGATTTGCTCAAAATCAATATCAATAAACTTCATCGCGGGCTCGACAGCATCACCGTCGAAAATCTTTACGATAACAATCGACCGGTTGAAATTTCCCTCGATTCGAAACTAACCGGCCCGGAAAACATCGAAGCTTACTCTCGCCGTTTCAGAAAAGGCAAGGAAGGCTTGAGCCTGATGACCCGCCGGAAGGAAAACACTATTGAGGAAATAGACGCCCTCGAAAAAGCGCTCGATATATTTGAAAATGATTTTGAGCGGGCCTGTAATTATTATCCCGAACTTCTTCCATCGAACGCGGTCACCAAAGAGAAATCGGCGACTCTTAGAAAACCATATAAGGAATATCAAACCTCAACCGGTCTGACTGTTTTAGTCGGCAAAACCGGGAGCGATAACGACCGCACCACTTTTGAATACGCCCGCCCATATGAAATGTGGTTTCATACCTCGCAATGCCCCAGCTCGCACGTTGTCCTGAAATATCCGCATAAAAAATTCGAGCCGTCAAAAAGGGAGCTGGAAGAAGCGGCCGCGGCCACTGCCTGGGCCAGTAAAGCCCGCAATTCGGCCAAAGTTCCGGTCAGTTATACTTTGAAAAAATACGTCCGCAAACCGCGTCGAGCCAAATCGGGACTGGTTACGATCGAACGGGAGACAACGATTCTTGTCGAACCCCGGGAATTACAAAAACGCGAAAGATAG
- a CDS encoding ABC transporter ATP-binding protein, protein MNSAYFEDEKYEDVSSRKAFGRLLPLLKPHIKWLLICFGLLAVAKALYVYAPTLIRTAIDVDIANADYRGLLITVGLYTLLQGLFLIGNYFFRIRMEIIGQRVMTLLRKDLFDHILKMAVSFYDRNPVGRLMARVESDTEALRQMFTNTVVNIIGTIIQVIGIFIVLLLISPNLALIVMAFIPIIVIALYIYQRQTTSKWLLVRKRMADITATLTEFLQGLQIIQIFDRIKMVRQRMFQASMNKMRPDFQANMWVIVMFNFIFFMETAIIASVLYFGAKWAGVGSVTIGTLVMFIAYIRQLMEPVHLAAEQLAMIQKAVAGAKRIFGLMDTHEIVPESVRPVSWPKFREGIVFENVWFSYTNDDNYALKDASFTIPRGKQYALAGVTGGGKSTVINLLLRFYDPQKGRIVIDGIDLRDIPKDQLREKIGLVLQDIFLFPGNVASNVSLSVNGADRNKVVDACKTVAAHQFIERMPEQYETELSERGGNLSRGERQLLSFARALIADPQVLILDEATSSVDPETERLIQQGLTTLMRGRTSIIIAHRLSTIINVDKILVIREGEIIERGKHEELLEKNGYYSKLFKLQFKQLNGNGVKKAC, encoded by the coding sequence ATGAATTCGGCATATTTCGAAGATGAAAAATATGAAGATGTAAGCTCGCGCAAAGCTTTCGGACGGCTGTTGCCGCTTTTGAAGCCGCATATTAAATGGCTGCTTATTTGTTTTGGACTTTTAGCCGTGGCCAAGGCTCTCTATGTTTACGCGCCGACCTTGATTCGTACGGCGATTGACGTCGATATAGCTAACGCCGATTACCGCGGCCTTTTGATAACGGTTGGTCTGTATACATTGCTTCAAGGTCTGTTTTTAATCGGCAACTATTTTTTCCGCATTCGCATGGAGATAATCGGCCAGAGGGTGATGACGCTTTTGCGTAAAGACCTTTTTGATCATATCCTGAAAATGGCCGTGTCGTTTTATGACCGTAACCCGGTCGGGCGGCTCATGGCCCGGGTCGAATCGGATACCGAGGCGTTGCGGCAGATGTTTACCAACACAGTCGTCAATATCATTGGGACGATTATACAGGTGATCGGGATATTTATTGTCCTGCTTCTTATCTCTCCCAATCTGGCGCTGATTGTGATGGCCTTTATCCCGATTATTGTCATTGCCCTGTATATCTATCAACGGCAGACGACCTCCAAATGGCTTTTGGTTCGCAAACGGATGGCCGACATTACCGCGACGCTAACCGAATTTCTGCAGGGTCTGCAGATTATTCAGATTTTCGATCGCATCAAAATGGTGCGGCAACGCATGTTTCAGGCCAGTATGAATAAGATGAGGCCCGATTTCCAGGCTAATATGTGGGTTATCGTCATGTTTAATTTCATATTCTTCATGGAAACGGCGATAATCGCGAGCGTTCTGTATTTCGGAGCCAAATGGGCCGGAGTGGGTTCGGTAACTATCGGAACGCTGGTGATGTTTATTGCCTATATCCGTCAATTGATGGAACCGGTTCACCTTGCCGCCGAGCAACTGGCCATGATTCAAAAAGCGGTCGCCGGCGCCAAGAGGATATTCGGACTGATGGATACTCATGAAATTGTTCCCGAATCGGTGCGCCCGGTATCATGGCCAAAGTTTCGCGAAGGGATCGTGTTTGAAAACGTGTGGTTTTCCTATACTAATGATGACAATTATGCCTTGAAAGACGCTTCGTTTACGATTCCGAGAGGAAAACAGTACGCCCTGGCCGGAGTAACCGGAGGCGGCAAATCGACCGTGATAAACCTGCTTTTAAGATTTTATGATCCGCAAAAAGGGCGGATTGTGATAGATGGAATTGATTTGCGGGATATCCCCAAAGATCAGTTGCGCGAGAAAATTGGATTGGTGCTTCAGGATATTTTCCTCTTTCCGGGCAACGTCGCTTCCAATGTATCGCTTTCGGTCAACGGGGCTGACCGCAACAAAGTAGTTGACGCCTGCAAAACGGTCGCGGCGCATCAGTTCATCGAGCGGATGCCGGAACAATATGAAACGGAATTATCCGAACGAGGCGGCAATCTGAGTCGCGGCGAACGGCAATTGTTATCATTCGCGCGGGCATTGATTGCCGATCCGCAGGTGTTGATTCTCGATGAGGCGACCAGTTCGGTTGATCCCGAAACGGAACGGCTGATTCAGCAAGGATTGACGACCCTGATGCGGGGACGAACATCGATTATCATCGCCCATCGGTTGTCAACGATCATTAACGTCGATAAAATTCTCGTCATCCGCGAGGGTGAAATTATAGAGAGGGGAAAACACGAGGAATTGCTTGAGAAGAACGGATATTATTCGAAGCTGTTCAAACTGCAATTCAAGCAACTCAACGGCAATGGAGTGAAAAAGGCATGTTAA
- the hprK gene encoding HPr(Ser) kinase/phosphatase has product MPDITVQTVFDERKDFLLLTLLNSEGGLKKRVETAEILRPGLALSGFLERFPAKRTQILGQTEMAYVTSIAREKLVKNLENIITPDTPMVIISKGIVPPKEMLALADRKKTAVFSSRLSTTELISRLSAYLDNKFAPTITVHGTLVDVYGVGLLYTGKSGVGKSECALDLIERGHRLVADDVIKITRKSANYIVGTSSQLLSQHMEVRGIGIIDIQALFGIRAIRLQKRIEVEVRLQYWEDTAHYERLGIEDKYTMILGVEIPLVTIPVSPGKNITVISEVIAMNHMLKVYGEHSAQDFSKRLSQKLASSSSTIQEYLESDME; this is encoded by the coding sequence TTGCCGGATATTACGGTCCAAACCGTATTTGATGAACGAAAAGATTTTCTGCTTTTGACTCTCCTCAATTCTGAGGGGGGGCTCAAAAAGCGAGTCGAAACGGCTGAAATTCTCCGCCCGGGATTGGCCCTGAGCGGTTTTCTCGAACGATTCCCCGCCAAAAGAACCCAGATTTTGGGCCAGACCGAAATGGCCTATGTTACCAGTATTGCCCGGGAAAAACTGGTAAAGAATCTTGAGAATATTATTACGCCCGATACTCCGATGGTAATAATTTCCAAAGGCATAGTCCCGCCCAAAGAAATGCTGGCCCTGGCTGACCGCAAAAAGACCGCCGTTTTTTCATCGAGACTATCCACGACCGAACTTATCAGCCGCCTTTCGGCTTATCTCGACAATAAATTCGCCCCGACTATAACCGTCCACGGAACTCTCGTTGACGTTTACGGCGTCGGTTTGCTCTATACCGGCAAATCCGGCGTCGGTAAATCGGAATGCGCTCTTGACCTGATTGAACGAGGTCATCGTCTTGTCGCCGACGACGTAATCAAAATCACCCGTAAATCGGCTAATTATATCGTCGGTACGTCTTCCCAGCTTCTCAGCCAGCATATGGAAGTCCGCGGGATTGGAATCATTGACATTCAGGCTTTGTTCGGGATTCGGGCGATAAGGCTTCAGAAACGTATCGAAGTCGAGGTGCGCTTGCAATACTGGGAAGATACCGCCCATTATGAGCGTCTTGGTATTGAGGATAAATACACAATGATTCTGGGCGTCGAAATTCCTTTGGTGACGATTCCGGTGTCACCGGGTAAGAATATTACGGTGATTTCCGAGGTTATCGCGATGAATCACATGCTCAAAGTTTATGGCGAACATTCGGCCCAGGATTTCTCCAAACGTCTCAGCCAGAAACTCGCCTCAAGCTCCTCAACGATTCAGGAATATCTGGAATCGGATATGGAGTAG